The following nucleotide sequence is from Chryseobacterium sp. CY350.
ATCTTTTCTGATATTTTGCGGACCTTCATGCACGTTCATAAAACTCCCTACTCCATGCCCGGTTCCGTGATTGTAATCTTTACCATGCATCCACAAAGGTAGTCTCGCAATCGCATCCAGCTGAACACCTTTTGTTCCCTTTGGAAATTTTACCATCGAAAGACGAATCATTCCCTGTAAAACTAATGTGGAATTTGTTTTAAATTCATCAGAAACATCACCCAAAGCCAAAGTTCTGGTGATATCTGTCGTTCCTTCAAGATACTGACCACCAGAATCTACAAGAATCGTCGCCTCATTGGTCACGCTCTGGCTTCCTTCTTCTTTTGCGGAATAATGAATGACTGCGCCGTTTGCTTTAAAACCGATAATACTCCCAAAACTTTCTCCTACAAAATTTTCTCCTTCAGCACGGAAGCTTTTCAGTTTTTGTCCTATAGAATATTCATTCATTTCTTCTTTTCCGACGTTATGAGTAAGCCAGTAAAGAAATTTCACCATTGCTACGCCGTCTCTCACCATCACTTTTCTGAACCCTTCTAATTCTGTTTCATTTTTCTGGGCTTTCATAAGATTTCCGGGAACTGAAGACTTTAAAAATTCGTTTCCAATTTTCAAAGCTTCAAAAATTGACTGATTACTATTAGGAGAAACCAAAACTTTTTCGTTTTCAAATTCTTTCAGGCAATTGTAAAATTCTTCGTAAGGCATCATTTTTACCCACGCCTCATCTAATTGCTTTCTGGCTTCTACTTCAAGCTTATCAAGATCTGTGAATAATTTTGCATCGTTCTTTGTGATAACCAGATAAGCTAAAAATACAGGATTGCTTTCGACATCGCTTCCTCTGAGATTTAATGTCCATGCCACATCATCAAGACTGGAAATAACATGAATTGTCACTTCCTGCTCCTCCATTTTTTGGCGAATTGCGGCAATTTTATCATTCACAGATTTTCCTGATCTTTCGACCGGATGAGTGTAGATAGGATTTTTTGAAACCTCTCCTCTTTCTTTCCAAATGTACTTCAGTAAAGGAATATCAGCTAGTGTAATATTTTTTGAATTTAATTTTTCGAACAATAACTCCCAATTTGCATGGGATGTTGCGAGCGCGTTTACTGCAACTTTTCCGTTGGCAGGTATTTCAGATATAATCCAGTCGATATAATGTGGAGTACCTTCCATGCCGTCTTTAAAAAGGTCAATCCCAGAACCTTCCAGCTCGGTGGGAGCCTGAGTAAAATATCTTCCGTCTGTCCAAAGTCCAGCTTTATCTTTCGTAACCACCACAAAACCGGCAGAACCTGTAAAACCTGAAAGCCAAGCTCTTTCCTGCCATTCTGTGGGCAGATATTCGCTCATATGCGGATCGGCAGAATATACGATAAATGCATCAACATTATTTTTTTGCATCTCTTCACGAAGTGCGGATATTTTTTCGTTTGAAGTCATTTTTATAATTTTTAAAAACCGAAAGTTACAAAAAAATCAAGTTGGTTTTCCCAGTTTAGCAGAGCTTAAGTTTTTATTAATACTAATTCTAAGACTTTCTATTTACAATTTATCTACATTTTATTTAAATTCTTCTTAACATTAAAAATAATTAATACAGTTTTAGCCAACATGAATATTGATCAATAAGGAAGTCCTTGTGAAACTTGTACTTATCTATATAGGAAAATAGACATGTACCACAAAATCATTATTGATATAAATACTACAATGATTTGGAAAGGTTATTGCTATATTCTGAAAATGGAAACTCAAAACTACGGTAATTACAGAAAATTTTATCCGCCCCATCACTTTATTTATCTTCCTCTCCTTCTTGTTCTCGAGGGATACGGAATTTATAAAATATGGAACCATGAAGATCATCAATTAATATGGATACTGTTTTCAGTCATCATCTTTTTGATTCTGTACTTGGCGATCATGCTAAGACAACACTATGCTTTAGGAAATCAAAATCGTATTGTAAAGTTAGAATTCAGACAAAGATATTTTGAGATTTTTAACAAAAGATCTGATGATGTGTGCGAAAAATTAAGTTTCAGCCAGATTGCAGCACTCCGATTTGCTTATGATGAAGAATTTAAAGAACTTTTAGAAAGAGCTTTAAAACAAAATATTTCCGGTGATGAGATTAAAAAATCCATCAAAAACTGGAGACCTGATAATGACAGAATTTAATATATAACAATCACTAAACATACACTATTATGAGAAAATTAACTTTATACAGCATGAGTCTTCTTAGTATGCTATTACTAACAAGTTGTGAGGCAGTAGAAACAATCTTCAAAGCTGGAATGTGGTGGGGAATCATCGTCGTAGTGGGCATTATTGCTTTTTTATTGTGGCTTTTTTCAAGGGGTAAGAACTCTTAACCAAATTATCTTATGGATCAATCAGACTTAGAGATTATTTCTCACCTTAAACCGTCG
It contains:
- a CDS encoding DUF6526 family protein translates to MYHKIIIDINTTMIWKGYCYILKMETQNYGNYRKFYPPHHFIYLPLLLVLEGYGIYKIWNHEDHQLIWILFSVIIFLILYLAIMLRQHYALGNQNRIVKLEFRQRYFEIFNKRSDDVCEKLSFSQIAALRFAYDEEFKELLERALKQNISGDEIKKSIKNWRPDNDRI
- a CDS encoding aminopeptidase P family protein, which codes for MTSNEKISALREEMQKNNVDAFIVYSADPHMSEYLPTEWQERAWLSGFTGSAGFVVVTKDKAGLWTDGRYFTQAPTELEGSGIDLFKDGMEGTPHYIDWIISEIPANGKVAVNALATSHANWELLFEKLNSKNITLADIPLLKYIWKERGEVSKNPIYTHPVERSGKSVNDKIAAIRQKMEEQEVTIHVISSLDDVAWTLNLRGSDVESNPVFLAYLVITKNDAKLFTDLDKLEVEARKQLDEAWVKMMPYEEFYNCLKEFENEKVLVSPNSNQSIFEALKIGNEFLKSSVPGNLMKAQKNETELEGFRKVMVRDGVAMVKFLYWLTHNVGKEEMNEYSIGQKLKSFRAEGENFVGESFGSIIGFKANGAVIHYSAKEEGSQSVTNEATILVDSGGQYLEGTTDITRTLALGDVSDEFKTNSTLVLQGMIRLSMVKFPKGTKGVQLDAIARLPLWMHGKDYNHGTGHGVGSFMNVHEGPQNIRKDLNPQELLPGMVCSNEPGFYVEGEYGIRHENLIAVKESETTNSGTFYEFETLTFCPFLKDTIVKEILSTDEIKWLNDYHRKCEEKIAPFLEGEIRDWFLELVKPI